The Novibacillus thermophilus genome segment TTATTAAATTATTCGCGTTGGGCAACGGTTTTCCTGCTGGGTTGTCGAAATTATCTGGACCAGAAATAGGCCAGGGCGTCGGGCAGGTTCTTTTGCCACAGTCCCCATGTGTGCCCGCCTTCCTGTTCCTCATAGTGGAACGGAGTGCCTTTTTCTTCTAACAAATTCCGCAGTTTTCGGTTAGCCTGCAGGAAGTCCATCGTTCCCATTGATGTGGAAACGTGACGTTCGTTAGTTCCGACCATGAAGTAGTAGCGAGTTTTATCCAGGTGTCGCGCGTTGTGAAGGGCTGCCGTTGTCGACGGACTGTAGAAAGCACCTGACTGACTGATGACGATTTGAAATTTTTCTGGGTAGTTCCAGGCCAGCTGACAACCGACGACCCCTCCCAGGGAGGAACCGATCGTCGCCCGCTCTTTCGTTCGAAGCTGTAATACACTATTCTCCACGTACGGGATTAATTCTTCGACGACGAACGACAGATACGCTCGATGTCGGTGTCCTTCCGGGTGGTACTCCGCGTTGCGCAATTTTTTGTCCACTGGAATGCCTACTATGACGATGGGTTTTAGTGTCCCATCTCTGTAGCGTTCGTTCGCAATCGTGCGAATCCGGCCCATCGTCAAATAATCTTCGCCGTCGTGTGCATACAGAACAGGATAAGGTTGATCAAGGTCGAAGTCTTCCGGAATGTACAACCAGAACTTCCGCGTTTCCCTTAAAAAACGACTGTCGATCGCATGCCGGGATATTTGGCTGCGCGGTGAAGACATTTAATGACACACTCTCCTTCGGAACACATACCCCTCTCATATGATATTATAAATTTATCCCCCGATAAATACAAAAGAGGGAAGACGAAAGGAGAGGTTTGATGGCAAACATTCAGCGCATTCACAGTAAAGACGTTAAAGAGGCTGCCCTTAAGCGCTTGCGTGATCGAGGGGTTCAGTTAGAAGACATTGCCGATATCGTTTATGAGATGCAGTCTCCGTACAATCGAGACTTGAGTCGTGAACTGTGTCTGGACAGCGTCATTGCCGTGTTAGAAAAAAGGGAGATTCAGCATGCGATTTTGGTCGGAGTCGAACTGGACCAGTTAGCGGAGAAAGGCCTTCTCTCGGAACCGTTACAATCGATTGTCGAAGCGGATGAAGGGTTGTTTGGGTGTGACGAGACGTTAGCTCTGGGCTCCGTGTTCGGCTACGGCAGCATCGCTGTGACGACGTTCGGATATTTGGACAAACAGAAAGTCGGCATCATACGAAACTTGGACAATAAAAAAGGAAAAAAGATTCACACGTTTTTAGACGATCTTGTGGCCAGTATCGCTTCTTCAGCTTCAAGCCGTCTGGCTCACCAAATGCGGGACAGAGAGGAGGCGGAAGGCAGTATTTCGGGGGAGAAAAGTGCCGGTTAACGAAAACAGTGCATAAAAACAGCCGAGACAGGAGGCTCGGCATGACACGAATGAGGAGGAAACATGATAGGCGACTGTTGGCCAAAAATTTGCGGCCAACCCCTTCATTGTGTTTTATGATATCGTATGTTCCCTGAAAGCGATTAGCTTGGGCATCAAGTCGATTTGTGCGTTTGCCAGGAGACATGATTAAAAAAAGGATGAA includes the following:
- a CDS encoding phosphatidylglycerophosphatase A; amino-acid sequence: MANIQRIHSKDVKEAALKRLRDRGVQLEDIADIVYEMQSPYNRDLSRELCLDSVIAVLEKREIQHAILVGVELDQLAEKGLLSEPLQSIVEADEGLFGCDETLALGSVFGYGSIAVTTFGYLDKQKVGIIRNLDNKKGKKIHTFLDDLVASIASSASSRLAHQMRDREEAEGSISGEKSAG
- a CDS encoding alpha/beta hydrolase, producing MSSPRSQISRHAIDSRFLRETRKFWLYIPEDFDLDQPYPVLYAHDGEDYLTMGRIRTIANERYRDGTLKPIVIVGIPVDKKLRNAEYHPEGHRHRAYLSFVVEELIPYVENSVLQLRTKERATIGSSLGGVVGCQLAWNYPEKFQIVISQSGAFYSPSTTAALHNARHLDKTRYYFMVGTNERHVSTSMGTMDFLQANRKLRNLLEEKGTPFHYEEQEGGHTWGLWQKNLPDALAYFWSR